ACCAATAACACCGCCAATGCCGGACGATAAAAAAGACAAATGCAGTGCCCGTGCACCTTCATTGTTTTTGGCCATGGCATTACCATCGAGCGCCGTTGCTATATTGGCTGGCGCTCCAGGAATTTTAAGTAATATGGCACTGACCGCACCACCCGCTACTGTGGATGTATAGGCGGCACCAAGTAGAATAAGACCCTGTGTTGGGGTGAGATGGAATGTAAAGGGAATTAGCAACGCAACTGCCATCGTCGGGGATAACCCCGGTGTGGCCCCTAATATTAAACCGCCGATTGTGCCCCCCAACAACAACATCAGCGATATAGGTTCGAATACGCCACCAAAATACCCAAGAAATTCCATGTTTCTTTATGCTCCTCCCAAAGCGATGCAACAGGGAACATACGCTCACCTCCAACATGCTCAACTTTATCCAATGAAAATAAGAATGCAAACGTTTTCATTATGAGGTATGATAAGAAAATACAAGAAGAAAATTATAAGTGGATGCTCTAATGAGACGGACGAGATCCCGCAAAGGGGCGCCTGGCATAGTAGAGGTTGCAAGACGCGCAGCAGTATCGCCCGCCACAGTGTCTCGATATTTCAATTCACCTGATATTGTTAAATCAGCAACAAGGCTCCGCATCGAAAAAGCAGCAGAAGACCTTGGCTATATTCGTGACAGAGTGGCAGGCAGTCTGCATAATCGGTTTTCCGGCACAATTGGTTTGGTCGTGCCCACAATCGATAATGCTATTTTTGCCGAACTCATACAGGCTTTCTCTGCTCGGCTGAGGCTCCATGACCGCATCATGCTGATTGCGGCTCACGGATATGATCTATCATTGGAAGTGGCCATCATTCGCTCACTACTTGAACGCAGAATTGACGGTATCGCGATGATCGGTCTTGAACATAATCAAGCCTCGCTTGAAATGCTGAGCACAAGGCATGTTCCTGTTCTAGCGGCATGGAATTACCGCGCCGATTCATTCATACCGTGCGTTGGAGCCGATAATTATGATGCAGGGTTTAAGGTCGCTCGTTATCTGGTTCAACGCGGGCATGAAGATATAGCGCTTTTATTCCCCCCTACCCGTTCAAACGACCGCGCCCATGATCGCTTTCAAGGCGCACTGGCGGGGCTCAATAAATCAGAACAGGAGCTAAGCCCTGACCGATTAATTGCAACCAATTATGATATTGGGTTTGCAAAGAAAGCTGTGATTAAGCTTTTGCAAGAAAACCCGCCAAGCGCACTCGTTTGCGGCAATGATATTATTGCGCAAGGCGCCATCTATGCCTGCCAGGTTTTAGGCCTTCATATTCCTGATGACATTTCAATTATTGGTATCGGTGATTTTACAGGATCAGCTCATATGGAGCCAGGCCTGACAACGCTCCGATTACCGGCGCGTCGTATCGGAGAGATAGCCGCTGACCAGCTTTGCGGCTTAGGCAGACAGATACAGTCTGATGAACCACAACGCACGTTACTACCAGCACGATTGGTAGAGCGCGGGTCTGTAGGCATATATAAACTTTAAGATTTATCTATCTGAAAAAATAATTGGGAAGGCCTGCTGAGGGGCATAACAACAAGACCTTCCCGTATAGAGGCCAGGGTATAACCTCTGCCATTAATATGTGAATTATACCGCTTAACATCAATAAACGCTTTATCACTAACGCGTGTAGAGGAATAAGCAGCCTCGAAATAAAAAAGCCGGCGTCAGAACACCGGCTTTTTCAAAATCATATGAGAAGTAAATTAGCCTTCTTTTTTAATTTCTTCACCTGTTGCTTGGTCAACAACCTTCATGGACAAGCGCACTTTTCCGCGCTCATCAAAGCCCATGAGCTTCACTTTCACTTTGTCGCCTTCTTTAACAACATCCGTTGTTTTTTCAGGACGACCATCGGTGAGCTGTGAAATATGAACAAGGCCATCTTTCGGGCCGAAGAAATTAACAAAAGCACCAAAATCGACTGTTTTAACAACTGTACCTTCGTAGATTTCACCCACTTCAGGTTCGCTCGTGATTGATTTAATCCATGTTATAGCGGCGTCAATGGCTTTTCCATCGGAAGAGGCAATTTTCACGGTTCCATCATCTTCGATATTCACTTTTGCGCCGGTTTTTTCGACGATCTCGCGAATAACCTTACCGCCTGTACCGATCACGTCACGGATTTTATCGGTTGGGATTTTCAACATCTCAATGCGTGGTGCAAATTCACCAACGCTATCGCGTGATGAGGAAAGTGCTTCAGTCATGCACTCAAGAATATGCAAGCGACCGCCTTTGGCTTGGTCAAGTGCTACCTGCATGATCTCTTCTGTGATGCCATCAATTTTGATGTCCATCTGCAAAGATGTGATGCCGTCTTCAGTACCAGCTACTTTAAAGTCCATATCACCAAGGTGATCTTCATCACCTAAGATATCAGACAAAACAGCGTAGTCGTCGCCTTCTTTGATAAGACCCATTGCAATACCTGCAACCGGTTTTTTCAAAGGAACACCCGCATCCATCAACGCCAAGGATGTGCCGCAAACGGACGCCATGGACGATGAACCATTTGATTCAGTGATCTCAGACACAACACGCAATGTGTATGGGAACTCGTGATGTTCAGGAAGCATTGGGTGGATTGCACGCCATGCAAGCTTGCCGTGACCAATCTCACGACGGCCTGGAGAGCCTGTGCGGCCTGTTTCGCCGACCGAGAATGGAGGGAAGTTGTAATGCAAAAGGAAGTTTTCTTTGCGTGTACCTTCCAGCGCATCAATGAACTGCTCGTCATCAGCTGTACCTAGAGTGGCCACAACAAATGCCTGTGTTTCACCACGGGTGAAAATCGCAGAACCGTGGGTGCGAGGCAAAACGCCTACTTCAGATTCAATTTGTCTAACAGTCGACAAATCGCGACCATCGATGCGTGATTTTGTTTTCAAGATATTACCGCGAACAACTGAGCCTTCGACTTTCTTGAACAGATCGCCAAGGAGAACCTTGTCTGGCGCGTCTTCGGCATCAGCAGGAGCCAATGTTTCCATCACCGTTGCTTTCACCGCATCAACAGCGTCTTTACGCTCCATTTTTGTGGTGATCTTATAAGCTTCCGTCAGGCCTTTTTCTGCAAGGCCCATAACTTTAGAGGCCAGCTCAGAGTGATCTTCAACGATCAATTCACGCGGGGCTTTAGCCGCTTTTTCAGCCAAATCAATAATAGCCTGAATAACAGGTTGGAATTCTTTTTGACCGAAGCTCACTGCACCAAGCATGGTTGCTTCGTCCAGTTCTTGTGCTTCTGATTCAACCATCAACACAGCATCTGATGTGCCGGCAACGATCAAATCAAGGTTTGTGTCTTCCATCTCATCAAGAGTAGGGTTCAACACATATTCGCCGTCAATCATACCAATACGCGCACCACCAATTGGGCCCATGAAAGGAACACCGGAAATGGTCAATGCTGCAGAAGCCGCGACTAATGCCACGATATCAGGATTGTTTTCCAGATCATGCGACATAACACTCAAAATAATCTGCGTGTCACATTTAAAGCCTTCCGCGAAAAGCGGACGGATTGGACGATCGATCAAACGAGATGTCAGTGTTTCGTTCTCGCTTGGGCGGCCTTCGCGTTTAAAGAAACCACCAGGAATTTTACCAGCTGCATATGTTTTTTCTTGATAGTTTACTGTCAGCGGGAAAAAGTCTTGGCCGGGCTTTGGCTTTTTGGCTGCAACGATGGTTGCAAGCACTGTTGTGTCACCATATGTCGCCAAAACAGCGCCATCGGCTTGACGGGCAACTTTACCCGTCTCTAATTTGAGCGGACGACCGCCCCATTCTATTTCTACTTCGTGGATATCAAACAACTTCTTGTCCTCATACATATCCCCCTGCACAACCCTCATGGTCAGCTTGGGGTTTGCGTATCGTTACGCAATTTTAAAGTGGTGCGGCATGTCATGGACAAGACAACGAGGGGCTTTGATTGGGTAAAGCCGCTGGCAATCCTGCCATGAGCATGTCCGCATAATGTGGCAGACTGTAAAACAGACCGCCGATAGAGTGGTGACACTCATAGAGCGCCACCATAATCTTGTGTTAGCGACGCAGGCCGAGACTTTTAATCAAGGCAGCATAACGTGCTTCATCTATTTTCTTCAAATAGTCGAGCAAACGACGACGCTGGCTCACCATCTTCAAAAGGCCGCGACGGGAGTGATTGTCTTTGCCGTGCTCTTTAAAATGATCTGTGAGATTTACAATCCGCTCTGTGAGAATAGAAACCTGTACTTCCGGTGAGCCTGTGTCACCTTCTTTGGTTGCGTATTCCTTGATAAGCTCTTGCTTCCGTTCTGCAGTAATCGACATCGGGTACTCCTTTGTTGACCCTTACCGGGTAAGATTAAAAATACGCTTCGGCTTCAACGTGCCTTTATCCACTTCACCCAACGCCACCAGACAACCGCCCGACGACACGCTAACGGTGTCACAAATTAAAGGTGCATCGTGTCCACGAAGCAAAACGGACTGGCCTCTTTTGAGGCGTACCGCATCCTTACTGTTCACGGCCAGCGCCGGGATGTCGTCCAGCGCGGTCTGAACAGGAAGGAGAACATCATCAAAATGACCGTTAAGAGCCATTTCAGTGAATTCCGGTGTCTTATGACGCAATTCTTCAAGAAATTCCAGTGAAATCATGTCTTCTTCGTTGAAAGGTCCAACAACAACCCGACGAAGAGCTGTTACATGGCCAAATGTACCTAATTGGCGCGCCATATCGCGCGCCAGCGCCCGCACATAAGTACCTTTTCCGCACTCAGCTTCAAAAGTCACCTGATCGTCGTCTATCCGCTCAATCAATGTGAGAGAATGCACCGATATTGACCGCGCATCCAGAATCACCTCTTCGCCATTGCGTGCTTTATCATAAGCGCGTTCGCCATTAATTTTTATAGCGGAAAAGGCTGGTGGAACCTGCATGATATCGCCAGTGAAATTAGGTAAAACGGCTTCAATTTCAGCGTCACTCGGGCGGTGTGTGGACGTCTCCGTCACCTCGCCTTCAGTGTCATCAGTATTGGTTTCCTCGCCGAATTTCACTGTAAACTGATAGATTTTCTCACCGTCCATGACAAAAGGTACGGTTTTAGTTGCCTCTCCCAATGCTATCGGCAATAGACCTGTCGCCAAAGGATCAAGGGTTCCGGCATGTCCGGCCTTATTAGCGTTAAAGAGCCATTTCAGTTTGCCAACAGCTTGTGTCGAGGTCATTTCAAGCGGTTTATCGAAAATAACCCAGCCGCTCGTATCAAGCCCCTTCTTGCGACGAGTCATTAATCCTCGTCTCCATATCCAGTCTGGCGCTCAAGATCGCGGGCGACTTTAGGCGAGCGCAACAGCGCATCCACTTTGGCATATTCATCAAAACTATTATCCACTTGAAAGCGCAGATTTGGCGTATATTTGAGTGAAAGTGCCTTAGCAATACGGCCGCGCAAGAATTTCGCATTCTCAGACAGCGCTTTAACAATTGCTTTTATGTCTTGCGGTCCAAGCGGTGCAATATAGACGGTCGCTATTTTAAGGTCCGCTGACATTTTCACCTCGGAAACAGAGACAACA
This sequence is a window from Hyphomicrobiales bacterium. Protein-coding genes within it:
- the truB gene encoding tRNA pseudouridine(55) synthase TruB, yielding MTRRKKGLDTSGWVIFDKPLEMTSTQAVGKLKWLFNANKAGHAGTLDPLATGLLPIALGEATKTVPFVMDGEKIYQFTVKFGEETNTDDTEGEVTETSTHRPSDAEIEAVLPNFTGDIMQVPPAFSAIKINGERAYDKARNGEEVILDARSISVHSLTLIERIDDDQVTFEAECGKGTYVRALARDMARQLGTFGHVTALRRVVVGPFNEEDMISLEFLEELRHKTPEFTEMALNGHFDDVLLPVQTALDDIPALAVNSKDAVRLKRGQSVLLRGHDAPLICDTVSVSSGGCLVALGEVDKGTLKPKRIFNLTR
- the pnp gene encoding polyribonucleotide nucleotidyltransferase, whose translation is MFDIHEVEIEWGGRPLKLETGKVARQADGAVLATYGDTTVLATIVAAKKPKPGQDFFPLTVNYQEKTYAAGKIPGGFFKREGRPSENETLTSRLIDRPIRPLFAEGFKCDTQIILSVMSHDLENNPDIVALVAASAALTISGVPFMGPIGGARIGMIDGEYVLNPTLDEMEDTNLDLIVAGTSDAVLMVESEAQELDEATMLGAVSFGQKEFQPVIQAIIDLAEKAAKAPRELIVEDHSELASKVMGLAEKGLTEAYKITTKMERKDAVDAVKATVMETLAPADAEDAPDKVLLGDLFKKVEGSVVRGNILKTKSRIDGRDLSTVRQIESEVGVLPRTHGSAIFTRGETQAFVVATLGTADDEQFIDALEGTRKENFLLHYNFPPFSVGETGRTGSPGRREIGHGKLAWRAIHPMLPEHHEFPYTLRVVSEITESNGSSSMASVCGTSLALMDAGVPLKKPVAGIAMGLIKEGDDYAVLSDILGDEDHLGDMDFKVAGTEDGITSLQMDIKIDGITEEIMQVALDQAKGGRLHILECMTEALSSSRDSVGEFAPRIEMLKIPTDKIRDVIGTGGKVIREIVEKTGAKVNIEDDGTVKIASSDGKAIDAAITWIKSITSEPEVGEIYEGTVVKTVDFGAFVNFFGPKDGLVHISQLTDGRPEKTTDVVKEGDKVKVKLMGFDERGKVRLSMKVVDQATGEEIKKEG
- the rpsO gene encoding 30S ribosomal protein S15, producing the protein MSITAERKQELIKEYATKEGDTGSPEVQVSILTERIVNLTDHFKEHGKDNHSRRGLLKMVSQRRRLLDYLKKIDEARYAALIKSLGLRR
- a CDS encoding LacI family DNA-binding transcriptional regulator gives rise to the protein MRRTRSRKGAPGIVEVARRAAVSPATVSRYFNSPDIVKSATRLRIEKAAEDLGYIRDRVAGSLHNRFSGTIGLVVPTIDNAIFAELIQAFSARLRLHDRIMLIAAHGYDLSLEVAIIRSLLERRIDGIAMIGLEHNQASLEMLSTRHVPVLAAWNYRADSFIPCVGADNYDAGFKVARYLVQRGHEDIALLFPPTRSNDRAHDRFQGALAGLNKSEQELSPDRLIATNYDIGFAKKAVIKLLQENPPSALVCGNDIIAQGAIYACQVLGLHIPDDISIIGIGDFTGSAHMEPGLTTLRLPARRIGEIAADQLCGLGRQIQSDEPQRTLLPARLVERGSVGIYKL
- the rbfA gene encoding 30S ribosome-binding factor RbfA, producing the protein MNAPKMPSQRQLRIGEIIRKALSESLTRGEVRDPVLETSVVSVSEVKMSADLKIATVYIAPLGPQDIKAIVKALSENAKFLRGRIAKALSLKYTPNLRFQVDNSFDEYAKVDALLRSPKVARDLERQTGYGDED